The following are encoded together in the Acinetobacter radioresistens DSM 6976 = NBRC 102413 = CIP 103788 genome:
- the epmB gene encoding EF-P beta-lysylation protein EpmB produces MINYLYQEQNWQSQLSDLITDPLELLHALQLSPEQLLSGAVLASEKFKLRVPRAFVAKMCIGDPLDPLLLQVLPHHLELEDFPGFVTDPLGEEAANLLPGVLHKYKTRFLLTLTGACAVHCRYCFRRHFPYQENLPKNEDWPAIKNYILSQPEVHEIILSGGDPLTLSNRKLGLWLERLESIPQIDTLRIHSRVPIVIPDRIDHELISLLENSRLRIILVVHSNHASELDDFTCSKLHELARRQVTVLNQAVLLKGINDSAEVLINLSYRLFEARVMPYYLHVLDKVKGAHHFDLPSSKIDEVYKEVLASLPGYLVPKLVREIAGEKNKTPLFGTITI; encoded by the coding sequence ATGATAAACTATTTATATCAAGAGCAAAACTGGCAATCACAACTCAGTGACCTAATTACTGACCCGCTAGAATTGTTACACGCGCTTCAGCTTTCACCCGAACAGTTATTATCAGGGGCAGTTCTGGCTTCTGAAAAGTTTAAATTACGCGTACCGCGCGCATTTGTTGCAAAAATGTGCATTGGTGACCCTCTTGATCCTCTTTTGCTGCAAGTCTTGCCACATCATCTTGAACTAGAGGATTTTCCAGGATTTGTTACTGATCCTTTAGGTGAAGAGGCAGCCAATCTCTTACCTGGTGTTTTGCATAAATATAAAACACGTTTCCTGCTTACTTTAACAGGTGCCTGTGCAGTTCATTGCCGCTACTGCTTTCGACGTCACTTCCCCTATCAGGAAAATTTACCTAAAAATGAAGACTGGCCAGCAATTAAAAATTATATTTTAAGTCAACCTGAGGTTCATGAAATTATTTTAAGTGGTGGTGATCCACTGACTTTATCCAACCGTAAACTCGGCTTATGGCTGGAAAGGCTTGAGTCTATTCCCCAGATTGATACGCTTAGAATACATTCACGTGTGCCGATTGTGATTCCAGACCGTATTGATCATGAGTTAATTTCTCTTTTGGAAAACAGTAGGCTACGTATTATACTGGTGGTACACTCTAACCATGCTTCAGAACTCGATGACTTCACCTGTTCAAAATTGCATGAACTGGCACGTCGTCAGGTCACTGTGCTCAATCAGGCCGTTTTACTTAAGGGTATTAATGATTCAGCGGAAGTATTAATCAATTTAAGTTATAGACTGTTCGAGGCACGGGTTATGCCTTATTATTTACATGTGCTGGATAAAGTTAAGGGGGCCCATCACTTTGACTTGCCCTCTTCAAAGATTGATGAAGTTTATAAAGAGGTCCTAGCAAGTCTGCCAGGTTATTTAGTACCTAAACTGGTTAGGGAGATTGCAGGTGAGAAGAATAAAACACCGCTGTTTGGGACTATAACAATTTGA